The DNA segment CCCTCACTTCGGCGAAACCCGAGCAACGGGACCAGGCCGAACGCCTCCTCGACCTCCTGCTGGACGGGCTGAAACCCGCGCCGCCGCAGCTCCCCGAAAGCTGACGGTGGACGGTTCCGCCCGCTACTCCCCTACTCCCCCGCCTCCTGCTCCGTCCGCTCGTCGCGCAGCGCCGTCTGCACCTGCACCGTGTTGCGGCGCGTGATGTACAGACCGCGTCCGGGCGGGAGCAGGCGGGGCTTCGTACCGGCGACGATCTGCCCCTCGGCGGGCGGGCAGGACAGTTGCAGGACCGGGGTGTTGGCCTCGACGAGCCGCCGCAGCAACTGGTCCGTCATCATCGAGCGGGACGCGCCGTTGGCGCTGCGGGCCACGATGACGTGCAGCCCCACCTCGGTGCCCTGCGCGAGATACGGCAGCAGCGGGGCGAACGGGTCAGGTCCGCCGCTGCCGATCAGCTCGTAGTCGTCGATGACGACGAACAGCCGCGGGCCCTTCCACCAGTCGCGCTTCGCCAGCCGCTCCGGTGTGATGTCCGGGCCCGGCACCCGGTCGGCCATGGCGCGGGCCGAGCCGGCGACCATCTCCTGCAGCTGCGTCGGGCCGACCGCGTACCCGAGGCGGTGCGCCTCCGGTACGGCCCCCGCGAGGCGGCGGCGGTAGTCGGTGACCATGACACGGGCCTCGGTGGGTCCGTAGCGCCGGGTGACGGCGTCGCAGACCATCGCGAGCAGGTTGGTCTTGCCCGATTCGGCGTCCCCGACCACGACCAGGTGGGGGTGCTCCTCGAAGTCGTGGCGGAAGACGTCCAGCTGGACGTCCCGCAGGCCGACCGGGACGCGCAGGTCTCCGTCGGGTTCGGGCAGTTCGGACGCGGGCAGCGTGAGCGGCAGCATCCGTACGGGCGGGGCGGCTGGGCCGTCCCACTCGGCGGCCGTCTCGCGGACCAGTGCGGCGACACCGTCCGAGAGGGTGTCGACGGACGGGTCGCCGTCGATCCGGGGCAGCGCGGCCAGGAAGTGCAGCCGCTCGTCGGTGAGCCCGCGGCCGGGGGTCTTGGGTACGGTCGCCGCGGCCCGCATGTTGATCGCGGAGTCGACGGGGTCGCCGAGCCGCAGCTCGAAGCGGGTGCCGAGCTGGTCGCGCAGGGCGCTGCCGATCTCGCCCCAGCGGGTGGCGGCGATGATCAGGTGGACACCGAAGTTGAGTCCGCGGGACGCGATGAGCGTGAAGGTCGGCACCAGGTCCATGAAGTCCTGGCGGATCGTGCTCCAGCCGTCGACGACGAGGAAGACATCGCCGTACCCGTCGTCGGCGAACTCACCGGCCGCGCGCCTGCGCCGGAAGTCGGCCATGGAGGCCAGACCGTGGTCCGCGAACTGCCGCTCGCGGCGGGCGATCAGCGCGGTGACCTCGGCGACCGTACGGAGCAGCCGGTCCGGGTCGAGACGGCCGGTGACGCCGCCGACGTGCGGGAGCCCGGAGAGCCCGGTGAGTCCGCCACCGCCCAGGTCCAGGCAGTAGAACTGCACCTCGCGCGGGGTGTGGGTGCGGGCGATGGCGGTCATCAGCGTACGGACCAGGGTGCTCTTGCCGCTCTGCGGGCCGCCCGCGATGCCGACGTGGCCGCCCGCCCCCGACAGATCGGCGGTCAGCTCGTCGCGCCGCTGGTCGAAGGGGCGGTCCACGATGCCGACCGGCACGGTGAGCGTGCGGCGCGGGCCGGCCGAGCCGGGCGGGGGCAGCAGCAGGTCGAGCGTGGGAGGTTCGGTGAGCGGGGGCAGCCACACCTGGTGGGCGTGCGGGCCCGACTCCTCAAGCCGTTCGACGGCGATGGTGAGCAGACTGGCGGCAGCCGCCTCCTCGGCCGGGCCGGCATCCGGTACGGCCACTTCTGGCTCGCTGCGGGGCAGTTGCCGTGGCGCGACCCAGCCCGCGTGGAACGGCACGACCTGCCCCGCCACGACCGCCTGGCGTACGGCGGGGCGGACGACCCGGTAGGGGCCCGAGACGAAGGCGGCCTTGAACCGGGTGAGCGTGCCGACGTCGTTCTTCAGCAGACCGCTGCCCGGCTGGGGCGGCAGCTCGTACGCGTCAGGGACACCCAGCACACCCCGGCTCTCCATCGCGGAGAAGGTACGCAGCCCGACCCGGTAGGAGAGGTGCGACTCCAGCTGGTGGATGCGGCCCTCGTCCAGGCGCTGCGAGGCGAGGAGCAGATGGACACCGAGGCTGCGGCCGAGCCGTCCGATCATCACGAACAGGTCGAGGAAGTCCCGGTGCGCGGCGAGGAGTTCACTGAACTCGTCCACGACCACGAAGAGGGTGGGCAGTGGCGCGAGGTCGGTGCCGGTCTCGCGGGCCTTCTCGTACTCCAGCAGGGACGCGTAGTTGCCCGCCTTGCGCAGCAGCTCCTGGCGTCGCATCAGTTCGCCGTGCAGAGCGTCCCGCATGCGCTCCACGAGCGCCGTCTCGTCGGCGAGGTTGGTGATGACCGCCGAGGTGTGCGGCAGCCGGTCGAGGCCGAGGAAGGTCGCGCCGCCCTTGAAGTCGACGAGGACGAAGTTGAGGGTCTCGGACGAGTGGGTGAGCGCCAGGCCGAGCACCAGGGTGCGCAGCAGCTCGGACTTTCCGGAGCCGGTCGCGCCGATGAGCATGCCGTGCGGACCCATGCCGCCCTGCGCCGACTCCTTGATGTCCAGGGTGACGTGGCTGCCGTCGGCGGCCAGGCCGATGGGGACGCGCAGCCGGTCGCCGGGCGCGCGCCGCTCGTGCAGCCGGACGAGGTCGGCGGAGTGCAGATCGTGGATGCCGAGCAGGCCGGTCAGCTCCTGGTCCTCCTGGAGCGGCTGCTCGGAGCGGGCGGTGGCGCCCAGCCGGTAGGGGGCCACGGCGGAGGCCAGCGCGCGGGCGGCGTGCGGGCCGAGGGTCTCGGGGCGCCCGACGGAGGTCTCGGTGGCCTTGCCGTCCGGGCCTGTGGTGACCATCGCGAGGTCGCCGGGGGTGACCCGGAAGCGGAGTGAGCCGCGTGCGGGGGCGCCGTCGAGGGCCCCACGCACATCGATGACCAGTGCGTTGCGGTAGCCGTGCTCGGCGATGCGGGCATCGGCGGGGACCGCGGCGGTGTCCAGGACGATCACGGTGTACGGCTCGTCACGGCTCGGCTCGGCGCCCGGTTCGAAGGGCGGGCGCCCGCCGAACTCCTCGCCCAGCAGCGGCTCCAGCTCGGAGACGGCTTCCGCGACCAGCCGGGCGGTGCCCGCACCGTCGGTGTCGGACTGGTGCTGGGCGTGCGGCAGCCACTTCACCCACTCCCAGCCGGGGAGCGCCCCGCCGTCGGCGACGACCACCACGGCGAGATCCTCCGGGGCGTGCAGGACGGCGAGCTGGCCGACCATGGCGCGGGCCGCGCCGCGTGCCGTCTCCAGATTCCGTTCGGCCGCCGCGGCTCCCTCGGTGCCGCTCTCCCCGTCCGCGCCGCCGGACAGCAGGACCACCCGGGCGAAGGAGCGCAGCCGGACCGCGATCGGCTGTCCCTGCACCGTCGAGTAGGCCCGGATGAAGCGGCGCAGCGCGTGGGCGCAGAGCGGTTCGAGGTCCTCGACGGGCTTGGTGGAGAGCGGGTTGAGGGTCAGGGCGAGCTGGCGGGTGCCGGTGGCGACCCGGACCTCGGCGAAGTCCTCATGGGTGGTGCGGCGCTCCCAGAGCCGGCCGCCGCGCGCCAGTGAGACGAGCGACCCGGGCTCGGGGTGGTGCCAGGCGTCGGCGCGCCGCTGCTCGTCGATGGCCTTGCGGATCCGGCGGCGGCTGGTGGCGAGGTAGCGCAGGTAGTCGCGCCGTTCGCCGCGCAGCCGCCGTTTGCGGTCTCCCGCGGCGCGAATGAACTGGCTGACCAGCATGCCGACTGCGGACAGCAGCATCATCCCGATGGCGACCCACATCAGGATGCCGCTGCTCTCGCCGGGCCTGATGAAGATCAGTACCATGCCGAGCGAGCTGAGCGCCATGGGCAGATACGTGACGACGCCGCCCATGGCGCCCTGGGACTCGGGGAGCGCGGGTGGTTCCTGGAGGGTCAGCTCGCCCTGCGGCAGCTGCGGGCCCGGCCGGCGCGGCGGGCGCCGGAACGTGACGGTGCTCAAGAGGGCTGGGCCTTCCTCGTTCAAGGAGACAGGGTTCAGGGAGACAGGGTTCAAGGGGACAGGGGAATTACCGGCGGGTCAACGGGCGGAAAAGAAACGGTTGTCCGTTGTGCCGCAGAACAATTTCATCAACCACCCAGCATTGCGGGCAGAATGGTTGATCCGATGATCGGTTCGAACTCACGATAGTGTTCGCCCCGTTCCCGGGTCGACCCGCACCCCCGGACGGGAGAGAATCGAAACGCCGTGAGCGACACCACCGTCGGATTGTGCCGAATAACTGTAAGAGCGCCCGAAAATTCCTATGAGTTGGGCATCCCGGTCGACGTACCACTCGCCGATCTCGTCCCCGTTCTCGTCGAGTACGCGGGCGGAGACCTGCACGAGCAGGGCGCTGCCCACGGCGGCTGGACCCTCCAGCGGCTGGGCGCCGCGCCCCTGGACGAGGAGGGGACCCCGCAGTCGCTGGAGCTGCGCGACGGCGAGACGCTGTATCTGCGGTCCCGTCACGAAACCCTTCCCGAGGTCGACTTCGACGATCTGGTCGACGGCATCGGCGAGACGCTGCGGGCCCGGCCCGACACCTGGCGTCCCGCGCTGACCAGACGGCTGCTGATCGGTCTGGCCGTGGCCGGGCTGACCGCGGCTCTGTTCACCGTCGCGCTGCCGGGCCCCGTCGGCTGGCGGGCAGCCGCGTCCGCCGTGCTCGCCGTACTGCTGCTCGCCGGGGCCACGGCCGCGTCGCGTGCCGTCGGGGACGCGGGGGCGGGTGCCGCTCTCGGGCTGATGTCCGTGCCGTATCTGGCTCTGGCCGGCGCGCTGTTGCCCACCGCGGCGCACGGCGAGGACGTGTTCGGGCCCCGGCTGCTCGCGGGTGGCGCGGCGGCGGCGGGCGCCGCGGTCCTCGCGCTGGCCGCGGTCGGCGCGTTCGCTCCGCTGTTCCTCGGTGCCCTCACCGTCGCCCTGTTCGCGGCGGTCGGCGGCATGGTCTGCGCGGCCGGTGTTCCGTTGTCGCACACGGCCGGATATCTGGCGGTGGGCGCGGTCGCCACCGGGAGTTTCGTACCCGGTCTCGCCTTCCGCCTGGCAGGGCTGCGGTTGCCACCGCTGCCGTCCAGCGCCGAGGAACTCCAGGAGGGCATCGAGCCCTTCGAGGCCGAGCGGGTCAAGGTGCGCGCCCGGCTGGCCGACGCGTATGCCACCGGCTGCTCCGCCGCGCTCGGGCTGGTCCTGGCCGGCTGTGTGACGGCGCTGCTCACCGGTCCCGCGTCGGACGGCTGGCCCGCGCCGGTCCTCGGGCTGGCGCTCGGCGTACTGCTGCTCCTGCACACCCGGACCGTCGGCGGTGCCTGGCAGCGGCTGCTCCTGGCGGTGCCAGGGGCGTACGCCCTGACGCTCGCGGCCTGCACGGACGCGGTCGGCACCGGCCTGCCGGGACGGCTGGAGGTCACGGGCGTCCTGACGGCCGCGGCGGCGGTCGCGATGATCGCCGCCTGGACCGTGCCCGGCCGCAGACTGGTGCCGTACTGGGGGCGCGCGGCCGACATCCTGCACAGCCTGGCCGCACTCGTACTGCTGCCGCTCGCGCTGCTGCTGGCCGGGGTGTTCGGCACGCTGCGCGGCATCTGGGGCTGACAGCCCACCGGCAATGAGATCCGTGAAACCCGTAGTGAGCCCAGTGAGGAACGTGCATGCAGTCCAGGCGTGACCAGGTCCAGGCCCATATGTTCGTCATGGGCCGGCTCTCCTCCGGCATGCAGCGCGCCGAGCCGGACG comes from the Streptomyces sp. NBC_01471 genome and includes:
- the eccCa gene encoding type VII secretion protein EccCa, with translation MSTVTFRRPPRRPGPQLPQGELTLQEPPALPESQGAMGGVVTYLPMALSSLGMVLIFIRPGESSGILMWVAIGMMLLSAVGMLVSQFIRAAGDRKRRLRGERRDYLRYLATSRRRIRKAIDEQRRADAWHHPEPGSLVSLARGGRLWERRTTHEDFAEVRVATGTRQLALTLNPLSTKPVEDLEPLCAHALRRFIRAYSTVQGQPIAVRLRSFARVVLLSGGADGESGTEGAAAAERNLETARGAARAMVGQLAVLHAPEDLAVVVVADGGALPGWEWVKWLPHAQHQSDTDGAGTARLVAEAVSELEPLLGEEFGGRPPFEPGAEPSRDEPYTVIVLDTAAVPADARIAEHGYRNALVIDVRGALDGAPARGSLRFRVTPGDLAMVTTGPDGKATETSVGRPETLGPHAARALASAVAPYRLGATARSEQPLQEDQELTGLLGIHDLHSADLVRLHERRAPGDRLRVPIGLAADGSHVTLDIKESAQGGMGPHGMLIGATGSGKSELLRTLVLGLALTHSSETLNFVLVDFKGGATFLGLDRLPHTSAVITNLADETALVERMRDALHGELMRRQELLRKAGNYASLLEYEKARETGTDLAPLPTLFVVVDEFSELLAAHRDFLDLFVMIGRLGRSLGVHLLLASQRLDEGRIHQLESHLSYRVGLRTFSAMESRGVLGVPDAYELPPQPGSGLLKNDVGTLTRFKAAFVSGPYRVVRPAVRQAVVAGQVVPFHAGWVAPRQLPRSEPEVAVPDAGPAEEAAAASLLTIAVERLEESGPHAHQVWLPPLTEPPTLDLLLPPPGSAGPRRTLTVPVGIVDRPFDQRRDELTADLSGAGGHVGIAGGPQSGKSTLVRTLMTAIARTHTPREVQFYCLDLGGGGLTGLSGLPHVGGVTGRLDPDRLLRTVAEVTALIARRERQFADHGLASMADFRRRRAAGEFADDGYGDVFLVVDGWSTIRQDFMDLVPTFTLIASRGLNFGVHLIIAATRWGEIGSALRDQLGTRFELRLGDPVDSAINMRAAATVPKTPGRGLTDERLHFLAALPRIDGDPSVDTLSDGVAALVRETAAEWDGPAAPPVRMLPLTLPASELPEPDGDLRVPVGLRDVQLDVFRHDFEEHPHLVVVGDAESGKTNLLAMVCDAVTRRYGPTEARVMVTDYRRRLAGAVPEAHRLGYAVGPTQLQEMVAGSARAMADRVPGPDITPERLAKRDWWKGPRLFVVIDDYELIGSGGPDPFAPLLPYLAQGTEVGLHVIVARSANGASRSMMTDQLLRRLVEANTPVLQLSCPPAEGQIVAGTKPRLLPPGRGLYITRRNTVQVQTALRDERTEQEAGE
- the eccD gene encoding type VII secretion integral membrane protein EccD, yielding MSDTTVGLCRITVRAPENSYELGIPVDVPLADLVPVLVEYAGGDLHEQGAAHGGWTLQRLGAAPLDEEGTPQSLELRDGETLYLRSRHETLPEVDFDDLVDGIGETLRARPDTWRPALTRRLLIGLAVAGLTAALFTVALPGPVGWRAAASAVLAVLLLAGATAASRAVGDAGAGAALGLMSVPYLALAGALLPTAAHGEDVFGPRLLAGGAAAAGAAVLALAAVGAFAPLFLGALTVALFAAVGGMVCAAGVPLSHTAGYLAVGAVATGSFVPGLAFRLAGLRLPPLPSSAEELQEGIEPFEAERVKVRARLADAYATGCSAALGLVLAGCVTALLTGPASDGWPAPVLGLALGVLLLLHTRTVGGAWQRLLLAVPGAYALTLAACTDAVGTGLPGRLEVTGVLTAAAAVAMIAAWTVPGRRLVPYWGRAADILHSLAALVLLPLALLLAGVFGTLRGIWG